From a single Fusobacterium ulcerans ATCC 49185 genomic region:
- the nadD gene encoding nicotinate-nucleotide adenylyltransferase, translating to MKIGIYGGSFNPVHNGHLNIVKYILNQLKLDKIIVIPVGKPSHRADNLESAASRIEMCRAAFENIHNVEVSEIEIAKDKTSYTINTLKKIIQIYGNKNEFYEIIGEDSAFHFKEWKNYEEILQLSKVVVLRRKGYIGEIQHENMLYLESPFFNVSSTEIREKIKNKIDITNLVPEKVKKIIEENNLYK from the coding sequence GTGAAAATAGGTATATATGGAGGAAGTTTTAATCCTGTTCATAATGGACATTTAAATATAGTGAAATATATTCTTAACCAATTAAAACTCGATAAAATTATTGTTATTCCTGTAGGAAAACCATCTCACAGAGCAGATAATCTGGAATCTGCTGCATCAAGAATTGAGATGTGCAGAGCAGCTTTTGAAAATATTCATAATGTAGAAGTTTCAGAAATAGAAATTGCTAAAGATAAAACATCATATACAATAAATACATTAAAAAAAATTATACAAATTTATGGTAATAAAAATGAATTTTATGAAATAATAGGTGAAGATTCTGCTTTTCATTTTAAGGAATGGAAAAATTATGAGGAAATACTTCAATTAAGCAAAGTTGTTGTTCTTAGAAGAAAAGGATATATTGGAGAAATTCAGCATGAAAATATGCTTTATCTTGAAAGTCCTTTTTTCAACGTTTCTTCTACTGAAATAAGAGAAAAAATTAAAAATAAAATAGATATTACTAATCTTGTTCCTGAAAAAGTAAAAAAAATTATAGAAGAAAATAATTTATATAAGTAA
- a CDS encoding PTS sugar transporter subunit IIA — protein MLEYFNNKLITTIEGKHSKEEVLKILVDLIRENTDALNNETDFYDNILAREEIGSTGIGMGIALPHARCENIKKIVVAVGLLKESVNFNSLDGENVKLVVLVGAPKKSAKEYLTLVSNLVRAFRNPKTRTSIFEAADKQELIGILAELKK, from the coding sequence ATGTTAGAGTACTTCAATAATAAACTCATAACTACAATAGAAGGAAAGCATTCTAAAGAGGAAGTATTAAAAATATTAGTAGATCTTATCAGGGAAAATACTGATGCCTTAAATAATGAAACTGATTTTTATGATAATATTCTGGCCAGAGAAGAAATCGGAAGTACTGGAATAGGTATGGGAATCGCTCTGCCTCATGCTAGATGTGAAAATATAAAAAAAATTGTTGTTGCTGTGGGACTTTTAAAAGAAAGTGTGAATTTTAATTCTCTTGATGGAGAAAATGTAAAACTTGTAGTTTTAGTAGGAGCTCCTAAAAAATCTGCTAAAGAATACTTAACTCTTGTTTCTAATTTAGTAAGAGCTTTTAGAAACCCTAAAACAAGAACATCTATTTTTGAAGCTGCTGATAAACAAGAACTTATTGGTATACTTGCGGAGCTGAAAAAGTGA
- a CDS encoding CBS domain-containing protein — MILTERQKEIIDIVKKYQPITGKEIGERLYLTRSALRTDFSILTGMKILESKPKIGYSYIEKKDSEKVKDIMGPSITVDTNLSVYETILNIFSKDVGTIFITDQGSLVGVVSRKDLLKIAIGRTDIEKIPINIIMTRMPNIIYAEENESILESVKKLIKHQIDSLPVVRIEEKGGKKIYHTVGRLTKTNIAKLFMETLSKN, encoded by the coding sequence TTGATACTAACCGAAAGACAAAAAGAGATTATAGATATTGTAAAAAAATATCAACCAATTACTGGAAAAGAAATTGGGGAAAGGCTATATTTGACAAGATCAGCTTTAAGAACCGACTTTTCAATACTTACTGGAATGAAAATATTGGAATCTAAACCTAAAATTGGATACAGTTACATTGAAAAAAAAGATTCTGAAAAAGTAAAAGACATCATGGGCCCTTCTATTACTGTAGACACTAATCTTTCAGTTTATGAAACTATACTTAATATATTTTCCAAAGATGTGGGAACTATTTTCATAACTGATCAAGGTTCACTGGTAGGAGTTGTTTCAAGAAAGGATCTTTTAAAGATTGCTATTGGAAGAACTGATATAGAGAAAATTCCAATAAATATCATAATGACCCGAATGCCGAATATAATTTATGCAGAAGAAAATGAATCAATTCTTGAAAGTGTAAAAAAACTTATTAAGCATCAGATAGATTCTCTCCCTGTAGTAAGAATCGAAGAAAAAGGTGGAAAAAAAATCTATCATACTGTAGGACGTTTGACTAAAACTAATATAGCAAAATTATTCATGGAAACTTTATCTAAGAATTAA
- the yfcE gene encoding phosphodiesterase, with product MKLFVISDIHGSLYYLKKVMKIFEKEKYDKILILGDELYHGPRNPLPQGYSPKEVIEILNKYKDKIIAVRGNCDSEVDQMVLNYPIMSDYNILFWNNRKIIMTHGHIFNKDNTPPMENGDILLYGHFHIPMAEEINEKIFLNPGSISLPKENFENSYGIFQDDYFIIKNLEEKIIKKFEI from the coding sequence ATGAAACTATTTGTTATATCAGATATTCATGGATCATTATATTATTTAAAAAAAGTTATGAAAATATTTGAAAAAGAGAAATATGATAAAATACTTATCCTTGGGGATGAGCTTTATCATGGTCCTAGAAATCCTCTTCCTCAAGGTTATTCCCCTAAGGAAGTAATAGAAATATTAAATAAATATAAAGATAAAATAATTGCTGTAAGAGGAAACTGTGACAGTGAAGTAGATCAAATGGTACTTAACTATCCTATCATGAGTGATTATAATATTTTATTTTGGAATAATAGAAAGATAATAATGACTCATGGACATATATTCAATAAGGACAACACTCCTCCTATGGAGAATGGTGATATCCTTTTATATGGTCATTTTCATATTCCTATGGCAGAAGAAATAAATGAAAAAATATTTTTAAACCCTGGCTCTATATCTCTACCTAAAGAAAATTTTGAAAATAGTTATGGAATTTTTCAAGATGATTATTTCATTATAAAAAATCTTGAAGAAAAAATTATAAAAAAATTTGAAATTTGA